Proteins encoded together in one Monomorium pharaonis isolate MP-MQ-018 chromosome 8, ASM1337386v2, whole genome shotgun sequence window:
- the LOC105835607 gene encoding uncharacterized protein LOC105835607 — MGTWTVGQFVVAQKTSVVVVRVIAGYEYGGGDARGDRDGQAVERDESESVVAVAAEASGNSVRRFTGAISSSHSGRSYQLSVVCCSRENVRHFCCNSVINPIKYENNAGTGSVYEVYVKEDSAPESRNGDVAGVSGSVPVASHQLTQVNNRYNNFIKNESDFLPNEITFKEECVDLDDAVESEVINIGSAVTKLGKDALRYKIFEQSISAPDKNVVVYSHPVTDVPSSSTTTRLIDKDDPRSRLHFVKYLKRDGKTLKIWECGICSKEFRHQYTLMRHLPTHTDERNFKCEACGKAFRQLSTLSQHKAIHSDARPYVCEFCKKTFNRVSTLISHRKTHSEHKPHKCHVCGKGFHQKGNLRNHVFTHTNERPYKCELCSKGFNQMSNLVCHKVKAHAHADKMQYSCGVCGKEFPRRFALRSHEEYKHGIKYRSTGNAQSVTNETGNAGKSKNVRIIQLSNGDRNQTNESKEKDYFGSSDVIDSIVINKIDTKAMEMAVLQGQTPFALYKPAKGIPVLVKISPTANNKHMLTPATAEDLRMAGKITLNSTEAPDADGNKAVQVKVPVVATVTQNIELDGRSSFVIEPPGAEQEQGKLSCRSSKARWRRGRCAPLFNLSSDDLVTALDSQFSPTVLNRNELDRQNGPGSTTSIDECNELLELAAQGGIQFVRATEDGRYEVMTNSEARDLMAQNSHDVTILDGEQADAINLANIRNNGDVIIGDNDNQIMVLESGQKSSGMSMDGIEILDDKDIRILDSKSLDDRFVDGMTFLSQTKIDDLLLGSKSLPIDGDGALAGHDDAMAVTSSQQDLTSILGHPSNLTSSQSSLSSLLMKNHPPLSLLSETLPYLKSNQSLTEDLNILGVSPMEEHHSAQDYDPKMKLSSVFDDDCDTGLMPFGQSDMKMLDSGSQCMKVQSVEHRLRMILIENTSTRHIYMMYFLPQTFSDRFSLPPPKIFPGLNEVKILGPKNHAHELITPHYQDTRFLSPYEQFLKNTSMQNAYVPNVAEVSEGCRKEVKILGKKLGTGIITTTEEGDIVKVIDDKSKFESTMNFCDSALQQCATVSPRRMYRQPPMENDTDNFLLQVNTFENNYYKGDDKENVFRNYAGWQSLFGFPEFR, encoded by the exons ATGGGCACTTGGACAGTTGGACAGTTCGTGGTCGCCCAGAAGAcgagcgtcgtcgtcgtccgggTCATTGCGGGGTACGAGTATGGCGGAGGGGATGCGCGGGGTGATCGGGATGGACAGGCGGTGGAAAGGGATGAGAGCGAATCGGTGGTAGCGGTGGCGGCAGAGGCTTC GGGAAACTCAGTACGACGATTCACAGGTGCAATTTCCTCGTCCCATTCCGGACGAAGTTATCAG TTGTCTGTTGTCTGTTGTAGTAGAGAAAACGTACGACATTTTTGTTGTAATTCCGTTATTAATCCcattaaatatgaaaacaaTGCGGGGACCGGTAGCGTGTACGAGGTTTATGTGAAGGAAGACTCGGCCCCGGAATCGAGGAACGGTGATGTAGCGGGTGTTTCGGGATCGGTACCCGTCGCCAGTCATCAATTGACCCAAGTAAACAATcgctacaataattttatcaaaaatgagAGTGATTTTCTACCGAATGAAATCACTTTCAAGGAGGAGTGCGTGGATCTGGATGATGCTGTAGAATCCGAAGTGATCAATATCGGCAGCGCCGTCACGAAGCTCGGCAAGGACGCGTTAAGGTACAAA ATTTTCGAGCAAAGCATTAGCGCGCCGGACAAGAATGTAGTCGTATATTCACATCCTGTTACCGATGTACCTTCGTCATCGACAACAACTCGGCTTATCGATAAGGATGATCCGCGATCCAGACTGcatttcgtaaaatatctGAAACGCGATGGCAAGACGCTCAAGATCTGGGAATGCGGCATTT GTTCAAAAGAGTTTCGCCATCAGTACACTCTGATGAGACACTTGCCAACTCATACCGACGAGAGAAACTTTAAATGCGAGGCTTGCGGCAAGGCTTTCCGACAGTTGTCAACATTGAGCCAGCACAAAGCTATACACAGCGACGCCAGACCCTATGTGTGCGAATTTTGCAAGAAAACATTTAACAG AGTATCTACGTTAATCTCCCATCGGAAAACGCACTCGGAACATAAGCCGCACAAGTGTCATGTGTGCGGTAAAGGATTTCATCAAAAAG GCAACTTGCGTAACCATGTGTTCACACACACGAACGAGCGGCCGTATAAGTGTGAGCTATGCAGCAAGGGGTTCAATCAGATGTCGAATTTAGTCTGTCACAAGGTGAAAGCGCACGCACACGCCGACAAGATGCAATATTCATGTGGAGTCTGCGGAAAGGAGTTCCCGCGCAGGTTCGCTCTACGTTCGCACGAGGAGTACAAGCACGGTATTAAGTATCGAAGCACGGGCAATGCACAATCTGTCACGAATGAGACCGGAAATGCCGGGAAAAG TAAGAACGTTAGGATCATTCAATTGTCTAACGGTGATCGGAATCAAACAAATGAAAGCAAAGAGAAAGATTATTTCGGCTCG TCGGATGTGATCGACAGCATCGTGATAAACAAAATTGATACCAAAGCGATGGAAATGGCAGTGCTCCAGGGCCAGACTCCTTTCGCTCTTTATAAACCCGCGAAAGGTATACCGGTACTCGTTAAAATTTCGCCTACTGCGAATAATAAACAC ATGCTAACACCTGCGACCGCTGAGGATTTACGAATGGCAGGAAAAATAACTCTGAATTCTACCGAGGCCCCAGACGCAGACGGTAATAAGGCTGTTCAGGTGAAGGTACCGGTAGTTGCGACTGTGACACAGAATATCGAACTCGACGGCAGATCCAGCTTCGTCATTGAGCCTCCCGGCGCGGAACAGGAGCAAGGTAAGCTCTCTTGTCGATCTAGCAAGGCGAGATGGAGGAGAGGGAGATGCGCTCCTCTCTTTAATCTGTCGTCAGATGATCTGGTGACAGCGTTGGACTCGCAATTTTCTCCTACTGTGCTCAATCGCAATGAGTTGGACCGGCAAAACGGCCCGGGCTCAACTACGTCGATAGACGAGTGTAACGAGTTACTGGAACTGGCTGCGCAAGGTGGAATACAGTTTGTTCGCGCCACGGAGGACGGTCGTTACGAG GTCATGACGAACAGCGAGGCCCGCGATTTAATGGCGCAGAATTCCCACGACGTAACGATTCTTGACGGCGAACAGGCGGACGCCATCAATCTCGCGAATATACGCAATAACGGTGACGTCATCATCGGCGACAACGATAATCAGATCATGGTATTGGAATCCGGCCAGAAGTCCAGCGGTATGTCAATGGACGGCATCGAGATTCTCGACGATAAAGACATTAGAATTCTCGACAGTAAAAGCCTCGACGATCGTTTCGTGGATGGCATGACATTCCTTTCCCAGACCAAAATCGATGATCTCCTGCTGGGCTCCAAATCGCTGCCTATCGATGGGGATGGCGCTCTCGCCGGGCATGACGATG CAATGGCTGTGACATCGAGCCAGCAAGATCTAACGAGCATCTTGGGTCATCCCTCGAATCTAACCAGCTCGCAATCCTCGTTATCATCTCTGTTAATGAAGAACCATCCGCCATTATCGTTGTTGAGCGAGACATTACCGTATCTAAAGAGCAATCAGAGCCTTACGGAAGATCTAAATATTCTCGGTGTGTCCCCCATGGAGGAACATCATTCGGCTCAGGATTACGACCCGAAGATGAAACTGTCCTCGGTCTTCGACGACGACTGTGATACCGGTTTAATGCCCTTTGGTCAATCGGACATGAAGATGCTCGACTCCGGAAGTCAATGTATGAAGGTACAGTCGGTTGAACATCGTTTGCGCATGATACTCATTGAAAATACTTCTACACGACATATTTACATGATGTATTTTCTTCCACAGACTTTCAGTGACAGATTTTCTTTACCACCACCAAAGATATTTCCCGGTCTAAACGAAGTGAAGATCTTGGGACCGAAAAATCATGCTCATGAATTGATAACTCCGCACTATCAGGATACTAGATTCCTCAGTCCTTACGAGCAATTTCTTAAGAATACTTCTATGCAGAACGCTTATGTACCCAATGTTGCCGAGGTATCCGAAGGATGTAGAAAAGAGGTGAAAATACTCGGTAAAAAGCTCGGTACTGGCATTATCACTACGACCGAGGAGGGCGATATCGTCAAGGTTATCGACGACAAATCTAAATTC GAAAGTACAATGAATTTCTGCGATAGCGCTTTGCAGCAATGTGCGACTGTGTCGCCGAGACGAATGTACCGGCAGCCGCCGATGGAGAATGATACGGACAACTTTTTGCTCCAAGTAAAcacttttgaaaataattactataaggGCGATGACAAAGAGAATGTTTTCCGAAACTACGCAGGCTGGCAGTCCCTGTTCGGATTTCCTGAATTTCGGTAA